One part of the Chryseobacterium mulctrae genome encodes these proteins:
- a CDS encoding isoaspartyl peptidase/L-asparaginase: MKIIIHGGFFSESDQSHEVKVAKQNSLKNIAEKAYQYLETHSAVDTVAYAVSLLEDDELFNAGIGSQIQSDGVIRMSAALMNGETQKMSGVINIQDVKNPIFVAKELMKEDDRVLGGNGAKIYANNNGFENFSTEIPQRRKEYEAKLKNGGKGTVGCVAIDKNGKLAVATSTGGKGFEIPGRISDSATVAGNYANEFCAVSCTGVGEDIVSNATSAKIVTRVTDGMNLKDAFDKTFAELKTIDGFAGAIAIDKNGNIYHQDSYPTMVFASFDGNQFEIFK, encoded by the coding sequence ATGAAAATCATTATCCACGGAGGTTTTTTCTCTGAAAGTGACCAGAGCCATGAAGTGAAAGTTGCTAAACAAAATTCTTTAAAAAACATCGCTGAAAAGGCATATCAATATTTAGAAACCCATTCTGCAGTCGATACCGTTGCTTATGCGGTTTCTCTTTTGGAAGATGATGAATTGTTTAATGCAGGAATCGGTTCGCAAATTCAAAGTGACGGCGTTATCAGAATGAGTGCAGCATTAATGAATGGTGAAACTCAGAAAATGAGCGGTGTTATCAATATTCAGGATGTGAAAAATCCGATTTTTGTAGCAAAGGAACTGATGAAAGAAGATGACCGGGTTTTAGGTGGAAACGGAGCTAAAATTTATGCTAACAATAACGGATTTGAAAATTTCTCAACAGAAATTCCTCAAAGAAGAAAAGAATATGAAGCGAAACTAAAAAACGGGGGAAAAGGAACTGTTGGTTGTGTTGCGATCGATAAAAACGGAAAATTAGCTGTTGCCACTTCTACCGGAGGTAAAGGTTTTGAAATTCCGGGAAGAATTTCAGACTCTGCAACGGTAGCTGGAAATTACGCCAATGAATTTTGTGCTGTAAGCTGCACCGGAGTTGGTGAAGATATTGTAAGCAATGCAACTTCTGCCAAAATTGTAACCAGAGTGACAGATGGAATGAACTTAAAAGACGCTTTTGACAAAACTTTTGCTGAGCTAAAGACTATCGATGGCTTTGCAGGAGCTATCGCCATTGATAAAAACGGAAATATTTATCATCAAGACTCTTATCCTACAATGGTTTTTGCAAGTTTTGATGGAAATCAATTTGAAATCTTTAAATAA
- a CDS encoding cyanophycinase: MKPVGKLIIIGGAVNKGSFSETDYDQNVEKNLNFFERGILRKIITESKNKENSIIEVITTASQIPQIVGAEYKKAFEFLGAKNVNILDIHNREEANSDAIVARANAADVVMFTGGDQLRLTSILGGTRFHDTILLKYMEQDFIYSGTSAGAAAASENMIYQGSSSEALLKGEIKTTQGLGLIDNVIVDTHFVQRGRIGRLFQAVVNNPRTLGIGLGEDTGLFIHNDTMTAVGSGLVIIVDGRFIKDTNLTNINLGEPISIDNLTVHVMSMNDHYDLTTRKLTIENSQFNPIPQT, encoded by the coding sequence ATGAAACCTGTTGGAAAATTAATTATTATCGGTGGGGCTGTTAATAAAGGCAGTTTTTCTGAGACCGATTACGATCAGAATGTCGAAAAAAATCTTAACTTTTTTGAGAGAGGAATCTTAAGAAAAATCATTACTGAATCTAAGAATAAAGAAAACTCAATTATCGAAGTCATTACTACGGCTTCGCAGATCCCTCAAATAGTAGGTGCTGAATATAAAAAAGCTTTTGAATTTTTAGGAGCCAAAAATGTCAATATTCTTGATATTCACAATCGTGAAGAAGCTAATTCGGATGCTATTGTTGCAAGAGCAAATGCTGCCGATGTTGTAATGTTTACGGGTGGTGATCAGTTAAGACTGACTTCTATTTTGGGTGGAACAAGATTTCATGATACTATTTTGCTGAAATATATGGAGCAGGATTTTATCTACTCCGGAACTTCTGCAGGAGCTGCAGCAGCTTCTGAGAATATGATTTACCAAGGAAGCAGTTCTGAAGCTTTGTTGAAGGGTGAAATTAAAACAACTCAAGGTTTAGGTTTAATCGATAACGTAATTGTTGATACGCATTTCGTACAAAGAGGAAGAATCGGAAGACTTTTCCAAGCTGTGGTAAACAATCCTAGAACTTTAGGAATCGGTTTAGGTGAAGACACCGGACTTTTCATTCATAATGATACCATGACCGCTGTAGGATCTGGTTTAGTAATTATTGTTGATGGAAGATTCATTAAAGACACCAATCTTACCAATATCAATTTAGGTGAACCTATTTCAATAGATAATCTTACCGTTCACGTGATGTCGATGAACGATCACTATGATTTGACGACAAGAAAACTGACGATAGAAAACTCTCAGTTTAACCCGATACCTCAAACGTAA